The Streptomyces racemochromogenes DNA segment CCCGCCGCCGACGGACAGGACGGGAAGAGGCCCCAGCTCACCTCGGTGTGAGGCACGGCCGAGGCGGTCACCGGCCGGTTAACCGACCGGAAATGCGGTGGAACCGAGCCTGACACGCCGCGTTGGCAGGCTCGGAACACCCCCGACGCACACCTTCTGGGCAAGGCAGGCAACCACGATGGACGACGCCACGCACGGCCCCCTGGCCGGATTCACCGTCGGAGTCACCGCCGCCCGCCGGGCGGACGAACTGATCGCCCTGCTGCGCAGGCGCGGAGCCACCGTCATCCACGCCCCCGCCCTGCGCATCGTGCCCCTCGCCGACGACGGCGAACTCATGGCCGCCACCAAGGAACTCGTCGACGACCCGCCCGACGCCGTCGTCGCCACCACCGCCATCGGATTCCGCGGCTGGATCGAAGCCGCCGACGGCTGGGGCATCGGCGAACAACTGCTGGAACGGCTGCGCACCACCGAACTGCTCGCGCGCGGCCCCAAGGTCAAGGGCGCCGTACGGGCCGCCGGACTGGTGGAAGCCTGGTCCCCGCAGTCGGAATCGCTGGCCGAGGTACTGGACCGGCTGCTCGCGGCCGGCGTCGCCGGGCGGCGCATCGCGCTCCAGCTGCACGGAGAACCCCTCCCCGGATTCGTGGAGGCCCTGCGCGACGGCGGGGCCGAGGTGGTCCCCGTACCGGTCTACCGGTGGATGCCGCCCGAGGACCTCGCACCCCTGGACCGGCTGCTCGACACCATCGCCGTCGGGGCCGTGGACGCCGTCAGCTTCACCTCCGCGCCCGCCGCCGCCTCCCTGCTGTCCCGCGCCGCCGAACGGGGACTGCGCGAAGCCGTCCTGGAGTCCCTGCGCGGGCCCGTCGCGGCAGCGTGCGTCGGGCCCGTCACCGCACTGCCGCTCCAGGCCGAAGGGGTGGACACCGTCCAGCCGGAGCGGTTCCGGCTCGGGCCCCTGGTGCAGGTGCTGTGCCGCGAACTCCCCGGCCGGGCACGGGTCCTGCCCGTCGCCGGACACCGCCTGGAGATCCGGGGGCACGCCGTGCTCGTCGACGACGGGCTGCGCCCGGTCCCGCCCGCCGGGATGGCCCTGCTGGCCGCGCTCGCCCGGCGGCCCGGCTGGGTGGTGTCCCGGGCCGAGCTGCTGCGGGCGCTGCCGGGAGCGGGCACCGACGAACACGCCGTCGAGACGGCGATGGCCCGGCTGCGGGCGGCCCTGGGGGCGCCGCGGCTGATCCAGACGGTGGTCAAGCGGGGGTACCGGCTTTCGCTGGACGCGGGGGAGGGCGAGGGCTGGAGCACCGCGGCGGGGATCCGCTAGCGTGCCCGGATGATCATCAACGGGGTGGAGATGAAGGGCCTGGCGGTCGAGCACGCCGCCGGGCTGGCCGACGTACTGACGCGCAACCGGGCCGCCATGGCGCCGTACGAGCCCCTGCGGAGCGAGGCCTTCTACACGGAGGCCGGGCAGCTGGCCCGCATCGAGGGGATGCTGGAGGAGCGCGACGCGGGCCGGCTCGTCCCGTACGTGTTCGTCGAGGCGGGCGGGGGCGCCGTGGTCGGAGCGATGAACCTCGGCAGCATCGCGCTCGGCCCCCTGTGCAGCGGCGGCGTCGGCTACTGGATGGACCGGGACTGGCACGGCAAGGGCCTGGCCACCGCAGGGCTGGCGGAAGTCCTCCGGGCCGCCCGCGAGGACTTCGGGCTCCACCGCGTGGAGGCGCAGACGCTGGTCGACAACCACGCCTCCATACGGGTCCTGGCCAAGAACGGCTTCACCGAGATCGGACTCGCCCCCCGGTACCTCCACATCAACGGAGCCTGGCGCGACCACCGCCTCTTCCAGCGCGTGCTGCACGACGAGGCACCCGCCGCATAGCCACCCCTCCCGCCCCGCGCGGGGGCTTCCGCTTCCCGCCCGCCGACGGCACTCTGGGGAGGCGGTCCGGTCCCACGGCGACGAGGCGGCGACGAGGCGGTGACGGGCATGTGGACGGGCACGACGGGCACGACGGGCGTGCGTACCGGGATGCGTACGGGCATGCGCGCGGGGATGTGGTTCGACTCCGGGCGGGTGTGCCTGGACCTGCTGGCCACGGACGGCCTCGAAGGAGCCGGTTCCGGATGCCGGGAGGGGATGGGGGAGGGGCTCCGGGAAGGGCTCCGGGAAGGGGGCCGGGGAGGCGCCGGGCAAGGGTCCGGCGAAGGGCTCCGGGAGGGGCTCCGGGAGGGGCTCCGGGATGGTGATGCGCTGCGGCTGTGGCTCGTCGGTGCCGGCCTCGTCCCCGACCACACCCCGCTCCGCCGGCTCGGGCCCGACTGGGTGGAGGCCTTCCGCGCGCTGCGCCACGACGTGGGCACCCTCGTACGGGCCGAACTCGCCGGCACCGGCCCGGAGGAGGAAGCCCTGGCCCGGGTGAACGCGGCCGCCGCGGGACCGCCCCCGGGCGTGTGCGCGGTACGGAACCAGGAGGGCCACCTCGTCCGGGAACTCTGCGGCGGGGTGGAGTGCGCCGGGATGCTGGCCACGGTGGCCCGGGACGCGGTGGAGCTCCTCACCGACCCGGGGGACCTGGCCCTGATCCGGTCCTGCGAGGGCGACGGCTGCGCCCGCCTCTACCTGGACACCTCCCGCGGCCGACGCCGCCGGTGGTGCTCCAGCGAACTGTGCGGCAACAGGGAGCGGGTGGCCCGCCACCGGCGCCGCGTGCGGGAGGTGGCGGGGGCGGGGTGAGCGGGATCCCCTGGGGCGGTCTCAGGGCGGGTTGGGGGCTTCCCGTCAGTCCCATCGTCCTTCCGGTTCGGGCCGGTCCCTCAAGGGCGCTCCTTCGTCGCGTCACTTCGTGATCGCCTTCGGCGACCCTTGACCGACCGACCCGAACCGGAAAGCCGAAAGACTGCCGGGAAACCCCCAAAGAAACGGGACGGACGATCCTTGGAGGGGCGGGCCCGTCAGGGACCTGGAGAGGGGCCGGGCGCCGGCCCGCCCGACATACGGCCCCCACGTCCGTGATTCCGGGCCAGGAGCGCGACCACCCGCACGAGAGGCCGATCAGAGCTCCCTCCAGACCCCCCAGACGCGTCAGATCGCTACGCGCTCCTCCCGGCATAGCGTCCGCCGACCGTCCTGGGCTGATACCCGCACGAGAGGACGAACAGGGCAGCCCACGGAGCGGACGGGCGCGTCAGATCGCTACGCGCTCCTCTCTTCTCGGCGTCCGGCGACCGTCTGTGGCTGATACCCGCACGAGAGGACGAACGGATCAGCCCGGCGATCCGACAGGCCGGAGGCCGGACCCACACGCGTGATGAATCGATCCGCTGGATCATCGGTTCCGGCGCGTCACCCCGGCTCCACCTGTTCGGGTCACGTGGTTCCCGGACAGGCCCTGGCTAGGCTTCGGGCGTGAACGACACGACACATGGCATACGCGTCCGGCGCGGCGTCCTCGCGGACGCGCCGGCCGTTCTCGACCTGCTCGACGGGGCTGTCGCGTGGATGAACTCCCGTGGCAACACCGAGCAGTGGGGCACCACGCCGTACTCGCAGAAGCCCGGCGGGGTGGAGCGGGTCGAGCGGTACCTGACCGAGAACGAGCCCTGGATCGCGGAGCTGGACGGTGTTCCCGTCGGGGCCATGGTGCTGGACTCCGGTCCCAGTCCCCAGATGCCGATCAAGCCGGCCGAGGAGGCCGAGGTGTACGTGCGCCTGCTCGTCTCCGACCGCAGGCGCGCGGGTCTGCGTATCGGTGCGGTCCTGCTGGCGCACGCCGCCGACGAGACGCGCCGGGCCGGCCTGGAACTCCTGCGGGTGGACTGCTGGGCGGGCGGCGGGGGCGAGCTGGTCGCCTTCTACGAGCGCAACGGTTTCACCCCGACCGAGGCCTTCCTGTCCGGCGCCTGGCCGGGCCAGGTCCTGGCCCGCCGCCTCCCCTAGCCATCCGTCGCGGTCTGACGCGCCCGTCGGATCGCCGGGCTGATCCGTTCGTCCTCTCGTGCGGGTATCAGCCACAGACGGCCGCCGGACGCCGAGAAGAAGAGGAGCGCGTAGCGATCTGCCGCGCCCGTCCGCTCCGTGGGCTGCCCTGTTCGTCCTCTCGTGCGGGTATCAGCCCAGGACGGTCGCCGGACGCTGAGACGGGAGGAGCGCGTAGTGATCTGACGCGCCCACCGGCTCCTTGGGCTGCTCTGGTCGTCTTCTCGTGCGGGTGGTCGCGCCCCTGGCCCGGGATCACGGACGTGGGGGGGCGTATGTCGGGCGGGGCCGGCGCCCGGCCCCTCGTCTCAGCGCTGAGGGACCCGCTCCTCCAAGGATCGTCCGTCCCGTTTCTTTGGGGGTTTCCCGGCAGTCTTTCGGCTTTCCGGTTCGGGTCGGTCGGTCAAGGGTGGCCGAAGGCCATCGCGTAGCGACGCGACCGAAGGGAGCGCCCTTGAGGGACCGGCCCGAACCGGAAGGACGATGGGACTGACGGGAAGCCCCCAACCCTCCCCGAGGCCGTCCGAGGGGATGCCGTCCCCGCCCGCCCACCCGACCCCCGAGACCGGCGTGCGGAGAGCGGTTGGATTCGCGTACGGTTGACGGTCGCCCATGCACGTCAGAAGGGGGCCTTGGTGGCCGCGCAGAATGCCGCTGTCGACAGCACGGCGGATTCCGTTCGCGATCGGGAGATCGCGGTCGAGCAGACGCATCTCGATCAGGTGTACCGACGCCTTGAGGAGAAGATCCACGAGGCCGAGTTCCTCATGAACGACGCCGCCAAGCGCGGCCAGGTGGGCACCCCCGGGGCGCTCGCCGAGCGGGACGCGCAGGTGTTCCGCGCCGGGATCCACCTCAACCGGCTCAACAACGAGTTCGAGGACTTCCTCTTCGGCCGGATCGACCTCGTCCTCGGCAAGGACGGGGAGCGCGGCCCCGACGGGGCCTACACCTCCGTCCAGCCCGCCGACGACGCGATCCGCGCCGATCTCACCGCCGACATCGCGGAGACCCTGCACATCGGCCGGATCGGCGTGCTCGACTCCGACTACTCGCCGCTCGTCATCGACTGGCGGGCCCCGGCGGCCGCGCCGTTCTACCGTTCGACCCCCAAGGACCCCGGCCGCGTCATCCGCCGCCGCGTGATCCGCTCCAAGGGCCGCAAGGTGCTCGGTGTCGAGGACGACCTGATGCGCCCGGAGGTCACGGCCTCCCTCGACGGACGGGAGCTGCCCGCCATCGGCGACGGCGCGCTGATGGCCGCCCTCGGGCGGGCCCGTACGCACACCATGCGGGACATCGTCTCGTCCATCCAGGCGGAGCAGGACCTGGTGATCCGCGCCCCCGCCGCCTCCGTCGCGGAGGTGGCCGGCGGGCCGGGCACCGGGAAGACGGCCGTGGCGCTGCACCGTGCCGCGTACCTGCTCTACCACGACCGCCGCCGTTACTCGGGCGGCATCCTGATCGTCTCGCCCACCCCCCTGCTCGTCGCCTACACCGAGGGCGTCCTGCCCTCGCTCGGCGAGGAGGGCCAGGTCGCGATCCGGGCGCTCGGGTCCCTCGTCGACGGCGCCGAGGCGACCACGTACGACGAACCGTCCGTGGCCCGGATCAAGGGCTCCTCCCGCATGCTCAAGGTGCTCCGCAAGGCGGTGCGGGGCGCCCTGGAGCTGGGCGAGGCGCCGGAGCGGCTGCGCGTGGTGGCGTTCGGCCGGCGCGTGGAGCTGGAGGCGCCGGAGCTGAACCGGATCCGGCAGAACGTGCTCGGCGGCACCGCCCCCGTGAACCTGCTGCGCCCGCGCGCCCGCAAGCTGCTCCTGGACGCCCTGTACGCGAAGACGGGCGCGTCCGGCCGGCACAGCGACCCGGAGCTGGCGGCCGAGCTGCGCAGCGCGTTCGACGAGGACATCTCCACCGAGGACGACTTCCTCGGCTTCCTGAACGCCTGGTGGCCGGAGCTGACCCCGCGCCGGGTGCTGGCGGCGATGGCCGACGAGCGGTGGCTGGGCCGCTGGTCGCGGCGGGACCTGAACCCGCGCGAGACGCGGCAGCTGGCGCGTTCGCTGCGCCGGGTGGGCGCGGACGGCTCCGGCCCGCTGTCGGTGCACGACGTGGCCCTGCTGGACGAGCTGAACCAGCTCCTCGGCGCGCCGGCGCGCCCGAAGCGGAAGCGGGAGCTGGACCCGTTGGACCAGCTCAGCGGGCTGGAGGAGCTGATGCCCACCCGCGAGGAGACCCAGTGGGAGCGGGCCGAGCGGATCGCGGCCGAGCGGACCGAGTACGCGCACGTGATCGTGGACGAGGCGCAGGACCTGACGCCGATGCAGTGGCGGATGGTGGGCCGGCGGGGCCGGACGGGTACCTGGACGGTGGTCGGTGACCCGGCGCAGTCCTCGTGGACGGACCCCGACGAGGCGGCGGCGGCGCGGGACGAGGCGCTCGGCTCCCGGCCGCGCAGGCGGTTCACGCTGACCGTGAACTACCGCAACCCGGCGGAGGTCGCCGAGGTGGCGGCCCGGGTGCTGGAGCTGGCGATGCCGGGCATGGAGCCGCCGACGGCGGTGCGCTCGACGGGCCTGGAGCCCCGCTTCACGGCGGCCGGGGAGGACCTGGGCGCGGCGGTGCGGGAGGAGACGCGGCGGCTGCTGGAGCAGGTGGACGGCACGGTGGGCGTGGTCGTGGCCATGGACCGGCGTGCGGAGGCCGCGGGCTGGCTGGCGGACCTGGGCGAGCGGGCGGTGGCGCTGGGCAGCCTGGAGGCCAAGGGCCTGGAGTACGACGCGACGGTGGTGGTGTCCCCGGCGGAGATCGCGGCGGAGTCCCCGGCGGGTCTGCGGGTGCTGTACGTGGCGCTGACGCGTGCGACGCAGCAGCTGACGGTGGTCTCGGCGGCGGGCGACAAGCCGGGCGCGGACGGCGTCCCGGAGCTCCTGCGGCCGTAACGCGCCCGCCGGCCCGCCGGTCGCCGCAGCCCCGCCGGAGCCCCGGTGGAGGCCCGCCGGGGCCGCCCTGGGCCGTCCGGCCCGGGGCGGCGTCCTGGCCGGCCCGGCTTCGCCGGCGCCCGGCAGGTGGCGGGCCGTTCCCGGACGGCTGGCGGCCAGGCGCGTGATCGGGGTGTCCAACGCGCGGGAGGGGGGTCGCTTCCGGCGATCCTTTGTTAGCCTGGGTACGACACCGGCTCGATCCAAGCCCCCGGGCCCAACCTTCGTCGCTTAGAGCGACCACTTGCCGCGAGGCGAGCATGGCGGGTCGGTGTCTTAGCCGTGATTGCACCAGGTCCGCGCCCTCCACCGAGTGGGGGGCGCGGACCTGTTTTGTATCAACCCACCATTCCAGGCGCCCGAGTTCTCTCGTATGGTGGAAGAGTCTTTCCGAAATTTGTAGCTGGTTACCTTGTACCGGCTGGTAGGTGGGACGATCGGACAACAGGTCCTGCCGCACCCGCCCATCCGTGGACGGCATGGGGCGGGATCCGTGTACAGCGAAACCAGGGACAGAAGAGGAAACACGGCCATGGCAACGGCGCCCAGCGTCTCGTATTCGATGACGGTCCGCCTGGAAGTGCCCGCGAGCGGAACCGCGGTCTCCCAGCTCACCACCGCCGTGGAGTCTTCCGGAGGATCGGTCACCGGCCTCGACGTCACCGCCTCCGGGCACGAGAAGCTCCGTATCGACGTCACCATCGCCGCCACCTCCACCGCGCACGCCGACGAGATCGTCGAGAAGCTCCGCGGCATCGAGGGCGTCAGCCTCGGCAAGGTCTCCGACCGAACCTTCCTGATGCACCTCGGCGGCAAGATCGAGATGTCGTCCAAGCACCCCATCCGCAACCGTGACGACCTCTCGATGATCTACACCCCGGGCGTCGCCCGCGTGTGCATGGCCATCGCCGAGAACCCCGAGGACGCGCGCCGCCTCACCATCAAGCGCAACTCCGTCGCAGTCGTGACCGACGGCTCCGCCGTCCTGGGCCTCGGCAACATCGGCCCGATGGCGGCGCTGCCCGTCATGGAGGGCAAGGCCGCCCTCTTCAAGCGCTTCGCCGGCATCGACGCCTGGCCGATCTGCCTCGACACCCAGGACGCCGACGAGATCGTCGCCATCGTCAAGGCGATGGCCCCGGGCTTCGCCGGCATCAACCTGGAGGACATCTCCGCGCCGCGCTGCTTCGAGATCGAGGCCCGCCTGCGCGAGGCCCTCGACATCCCCGTCTTCCACGACGACCAGCACGGCACCGCCATCGTCGTCCTCGCCGCCCTCACCAACGCACTTCGCGTCGTGGGCAAGGCAGTTGAGGACGTCAAGGTCGTGATGTCGGGTGCCGGCGCGGCCGGTACGGCCATCCTGAAGCTGCTCCTCGCGGCGGGCGTCAAGAACGCCGTCAGCGCCGACATCCACGGCGTCGTGCACGCCGGCCGCCCCGACCTGGTCGACGCCGCGCCGGACTCCCCGCTGCGCTGGATCGCCGACAACACCAACCCCGAGGGCTACACCGGCACCCTCAAGGAGGCCGTGGTCGGCGCCGACGTCTTCATCGGCGTCTCCGCCCCCAACGTGCTCTCGGGCGAGGACGTCGCCGCCATGGCCGAGGGCGCCATCGTGTTCGCGCTCGCGAACCCGGACCCGGAGGTCGACCCGGCCGTCGCGCGCCAGACCGCCGCCGTCGTGGCCACCGGCCGCTCGGACTTCCCGAACCAGATCAACAACGTGCTGGTCTTCCCCGGCGTCTTCCGCGGCCTGCTCGACGCGCAGTCGCGCACCGTGAACACCGACATGATGCTGGCCGCCGCGGCCGCCCTCGCCGACGTCGTCGGCCAGGACGAGCTGAACGCGAACTACATCATCCCGTCCGTCTTCAACGACAAGGTCGCCGGAGCCGTCGCGGGCGCCGTCCGCAAGGCCGCGCAGGCCGCTCAGGCTCCCGCTGTGACGGGGCCCACGGCCTGATACCGGCGCGTCGCGGGATGCGGGCCCCCCGGGGCGCCCATAGGGTTGCGGGGATGCCCGCGTGGCCCGCGGTCCGCATCCACCGGAGCCATCCCCCGGAGCCCATGGTGCGGACGGAGCGTCACCGCGGCGTGACTGTGGCGCTTTTCGTGTGACCCTGGCGGGTGCCGGATTGGCTTTCCCGCCGCTGGTGGGGGCAGGATGCGTAACCGGGCGAGAGGGTCTGACGTTCAGACCCGGGTCCGGGCACTGTCCTAGGGCCCTGGCAGCATCGGCTTCGATCTCACGCCTCTAAGGCAAGTTGAACACGGGAGTACAACATGAACCGCAGTGAGCTGGTGGCCGCTCTGTCCGAGCGCGCCGAGGTGACCCGCAAGGACGCCGACGCCGTTCTGGCCGCGCTCGCCGAGACCGTCGGCGAGATCGTCGCCAAGGGCGACGAGAAGGTCACCATCCCCGGCTTCCTGACCTTCGAGCGCACCCACCGTGCCGCTCGCACCGCGCGCAACCCGCAGACCGGCGACCCCATCCAGATCCCGGCCGGCTACAGCGTGAAGGTCTCCGCGGGCTCCAAGCTCAAGGAAGCCGCCAAGGGCAAGTAGTACCGCCCTTGTGCCGAGGGCCGCACAGGCCCTCGGGACGGCAGTGGTACGTAGAACGGCCGAGGGCGGCCACCCCGTTCGGGGTGGCCGCCCTCAGGCCTTTCCAGGGCCCCGCAGGGGGCCCGGCAGGGGCCCCGTGGGGCCCCGCGGGGAGATGGTCAGACCAGGTCGCCGTTGGGCAGCTCGACCTTGGCGCCGAGCTCCTGGAGCTTCTCCATGAAGTTCTCGTAGCCGCGGTTGATCAGGTCGATGCCGTGGACGCGCGAGGTGCCCTCGGCCGCCAGCGCCGCGATCAGGTACGAGAAGCCGCCGCGCAGGTCGGGGATGACCAGGTCGGCGCCCTGCAGCTTGGTCGGGCCGGAGACGACCGCCGAGTGCAGGAAGTTGCGCTGTCCGAAGCGGCAGGCGCTGCCACCCAGGCACTCGCGGTACAGCTGGATGTGAGCACCCATCTGGTTCAGCGCCGAGGTGAAGCCGAGGCGGGACTCGTAGACCGTCTCGTGCACGATCGACAGGCCCGTGGCCTGCGTCAGGGCGACGACCAGCGGCTGCTGCCAGTCGGTCTGGAAACCGGGGTGCACGTCCGTCTCCAGGGCGATGGCCTTCAGCGGGCCGCCCGGGTGCCAGAAGCGGATGCCCTCGTCGTCGATCTCGAAGGCGCCGCCGACCTTCCGGTACGTGTTCAGGAAGGTCATCATCGAGCGCTGCTGGGCGCCGCGCACGTAGATGTTGCCGCCGGTCGCCAGGGCCGCGGAAGCCCAGGACGCGGCCTCCAGGCGGTCCGGGAGCGCCTTGTGGTTGTAGCCGCTCAGGCGGTCGACACCGGTGATCCGGATGGTCCGGTCGGTGTCCATGGAGATGATCGCGCCCATCTTCTGCAGGACGCAGATGAGGTCTTCGATCTCCGGCTCGACGGCGGCGTTGCTGAGTTCCGTCACGCCCTCGGCCAGGACGGCCGTCAGCAGGACCTGCTCGGTCGAGCCGACCGACGGGTAGGGCAGGCGGATCTTGCAGCCGCGGAGGCGCTGCGGGGCCTCGAGGTACTGGCCGCCCTCGCGCTTCTCGATGGTCGCGCCGAACTGGCGGAGCACGTCGAAGTGGAAGTCGATCGGACGGCCGCCGATGTCGCAGCCGCCCAGGCCCGGGATGAAGGCGTGGCCGAGGCGGTGCAGCAGGGGGCCGCAGAAGAGGATCGGGATGCGGGAGGAGCCCGCGTGCGCGTCGATGTCGGCGACGTTCGCACTCTCGACGTAGGTCGGGTCGAGGATCAGCTCGCCCGGCTCCTCGCCGGGGCGCACGGTCACGCCGTGCAGCTGGAGCAGACCGCGCACGACCCGCACGTCACGGATGTCGGGAACATTGCGCAGCCGGCTCGGCTCGCTGCCGAGCAGGGCGGCCACCATGGCCTTCGGCACGAGGTTCTTCGCACCGCGGACACGGATCTCGCCCTCGAGCGGGGTTCCGCCGTGGACAAGCAGGACATCGTTGCCGGTCATGGATCTCGCGTTCCGGAGTGGATGGGCAGGGGACCAGACGTAAGGGTAAGGGCCACCACCCCCATGTTTGTATGGGTGACGGGGCCGTAGGACTGTCATGAATACGGCACAGCACCCTCGGTGTCCGCCAGGTAGCGGAGTGTTGCGTTCCGGCGTGCGGGGCGGCGCGCGCTCCTCTCTGTCGCCGTGCGCCCTGAGCTGCGCTTGATCCGTTGCCGTCGCCCGCTCCCCCCGAGGGGCGATTGTGCGAGATCATGTGCCCATGACCGAGGTGTCCTCCCTCACAGGGCGGCTGCTCGTGGCCACCCCCGCCCTCGCGGACCCGAACTTCGACCGCGCGGTGGTGCTGCTGCTCGACCACGACGAGCAGGGCTCGCTCGGCGTGGTCCTCAACCGGCCCACCCCCGTGGACGTCCGCGACATCCTGCTCCCCTGGGCCCCGCTGGCCGGCGATCCGGGGGTGGTGTTCCAGGGCGGCCCCGTCGCACTGGACTCCGCCCTGGGCGTCGCCGTGATACCCGGTGAGGAGGGGCCGCTCGGCTGGCGCCGGGTGCACGGGGCGATCGGCCTCGTCGACCTGGAGGCCCCGCCCGAACTCCTCGCCACCGCCCTCGGCGCCCTGCGGATCTTCGCCGGCTACTCCGGATGGGGCCCCGGCCAGCTGGAGGACGAGCTCGGCGAGGGCGCCTGGTACGTCGTCGACTCCGAACCGGGCGACGTCTCCTACCCGGACCCCGAACGGCTGTGGCGGGCGGTGCTGCGCCGCCAGCGCAGCGAGCTCGCGATGGTCGCCACCTATCTGGACGACCCGTCGCTGAACTGAGCCCGGCGGGGTTCAGTACCCTGGATTTATGAGCACTCTTGAGCCCGAGCGCGGGACTGGTACGGGGACCCTCGTAGAACCGACGCCGCAGGTGTCCCACGGCGACGGCGACCACGAGCGCTTCGCCCATTACGTCCAGAAGGACAAGATCATGGCGAGCGCGCTCGACGGCACCCCCGTCGTCGCGCTCTGCGGCAAGGTCTGGGTCCCGGGCCGCGACCCGAAGAAGTACCCCGTCTGCCCCATGTGCAAGGAGATCTACGAGTCCATGGGCGCCGGCGGCGACAAGGACAAGGGCGGCAAGGACCAGTAACCAGGTCCTGGTCTGTGCCGCCGAAGGCCCCCGATGCGCGCGAGCGCGTCCGGGGGCCTTCGCCGTGTGCGCGGGGCGGGTTAGGGTCGGCCCGACGAGCGTCGCCCCGCGGGGACGGGTGCCGAGCGGGACGCCGCGGGCCGGCCGCCGCCTCCGCGCGGGTGACCGGCCGGCCGACGCGGAGGACTGACGCATGGACCTGATCCCGCTCCCCGAACACCTCGTTCCCGACCCGGAGGGGCGCCGCCACACCTTCGGACCCGACCCCGTGCTCGACGCCGGGCCCGGCACCGGGGGCGTCGCGCGCTGGCTGCGCCGGGAGGTGGGCGCCGCCACCGGATGGGCCCTGCCCGCGCCGGCCGCCGGCGCGCGCGGCGACGTACGGCTGCGGATCGGGCCCGGGGGAGCGGAGGGGCTGGGGTCCGAGGCGTACCGGCTCGACATCGGCGCCGACGGCGTGGAGCTGACCGGCGGGGACGCCGCCGGGCTGTTCTGGGGCGCCCAGACGCTGCGTCAGCTCCTCGGCCCCGACGCCTACCGGCGGGCGCCCCTGCGGCCCGGCCGGACCTGGAGCCTTCCGTACGCGGCCGTCACCGACAGCCCCCGCTTCGGATGGCGCGGCATGATGCTCGACACCGCCCGGCACTTCACGCCCAAGGACGGGGTGCTGCGCCACATCGACCTGCTCGCCGCCCACAAGCTGAACGTGCTCCACCTGCACCTGACGGACGACCAGGGCTGGCGCGTCCAGATCGAGCGCCATCCCCGGCTCACCGAAGTGGGCGCCTGGCGGGCCCGCAGCCGCTGGGGCCACCGCGCCTCCCCGCTGTGGAACGAGACCCCGCACGGCGGCTTCTACACCCAGGACGACATCCGCGAGATCGTCGCGTACGCGGCCGAGCGGCACGTACGGATCGTCCCCGAGATCGACGTCCCCGGGCACTCGCAGGCCGCCATCGCCGCCTACCCGTGGCTGGGAAACGCGGACGTCGTGGACACCGCCGCGCTCGGCGTGTGGGACGACTGGGGCATCAGCGAGAACGTCCTCGCCCCGACCGAAGAGGTGCTCCGCTTCTACGAAGGGGTCTTCGAGGAACTGCTGGACCTCTTCCCGGCCGAGGTCTCGCCGTTCGTCCACGTCGGCGGCGACGAGTGCCCCAAGGAGCAGTGGCGGGCCTCGCCCGCCGCGCAGGCGCGCGTCCGCGAGCTCGGCGTCGACGGGGAGGACGGCCTCCAGTCCTGGTTCATCCGGCACTTCGACGGCTGGCTCGCCGCCCGCGGCCGCCGGCTCATCGGCTGGGACGAGATCCTGGAGGGCGGACTCGCCGACGGCGCCGCCGTCTCCTCATGGCGCGGGTACGCGGGCGGCGTCGCCGCCGCCGAGGCCGGGCACGACGTGGTGATGTGCCCCGAGCAGCAGGTGTACCTGGACCACCGTCAGGCGGACGGCCCCGACGAGCCGATGCCCATCGGGTACGTGCGCACCCTGGAGGACGTCTACCGCTTCGAGCCGGTGCCGCCGAAGCTGTCGCCGGAGGCCGCCGCCCACGTGCTGGGCGCCCAGGCCAACGTGTGGACCGAGGTGATGGAGAACCAGTCCCGCGTGGACTACCAGGTGTTCCCCCGGCTGGCCGCCTTCG contains these protein-coding regions:
- a CDS encoding uroporphyrinogen-III synthase, producing MDDATHGPLAGFTVGVTAARRADELIALLRRRGATVIHAPALRIVPLADDGELMAATKELVDDPPDAVVATTAIGFRGWIEAADGWGIGEQLLERLRTTELLARGPKVKGAVRAAGLVEAWSPQSESLAEVLDRLLAAGVAGRRIALQLHGEPLPGFVEALRDGGAEVVPVPVYRWMPPEDLAPLDRLLDTIAVGAVDAVSFTSAPAAASLLSRAAERGLREAVLESLRGPVAAACVGPVTALPLQAEGVDTVQPERFRLGPLVQVLCRELPGRARVLPVAGHRLEIRGHAVLVDDGLRPVPPAGMALLAALARRPGWVVSRAELLRALPGAGTDEHAVETAMARLRAALGAPRLIQTVVKRGYRLSLDAGEGEGWSTAAGIR
- a CDS encoding GNAT family N-acetyltransferase; the encoded protein is MIINGVEMKGLAVEHAAGLADVLTRNRAAMAPYEPLRSEAFYTEAGQLARIEGMLEERDAGRLVPYVFVEAGGGAVVGAMNLGSIALGPLCSGGVGYWMDRDWHGKGLATAGLAEVLRAAREDFGLHRVEAQTLVDNHASIRVLAKNGFTEIGLAPRYLHINGAWRDHRLFQRVLHDEAPAA
- a CDS encoding CGNR zinc finger domain-containing protein; translated protein: MRTGMRAGMWFDSGRVCLDLLATDGLEGAGSGCREGMGEGLREGLREGGRGGAGQGSGEGLREGLREGLRDGDALRLWLVGAGLVPDHTPLRRLGPDWVEAFRALRHDVGTLVRAELAGTGPEEEALARVNAAAAGPPPGVCAVRNQEGHLVRELCGGVECAGMLATVARDAVELLTDPGDLALIRSCEGDGCARLYLDTSRGRRRRWCSSELCGNRERVARHRRRVREVAGAG
- a CDS encoding GNAT family N-acetyltransferase is translated as MNDTTHGIRVRRGVLADAPAVLDLLDGAVAWMNSRGNTEQWGTTPYSQKPGGVERVERYLTENEPWIAELDGVPVGAMVLDSGPSPQMPIKPAEEAEVYVRLLVSDRRRAGLRIGAVLLAHAADETRRAGLELLRVDCWAGGGGELVAFYERNGFTPTEAFLSGAWPGQVLARRLP
- a CDS encoding HelD family protein translates to MAAQNAAVDSTADSVRDREIAVEQTHLDQVYRRLEEKIHEAEFLMNDAAKRGQVGTPGALAERDAQVFRAGIHLNRLNNEFEDFLFGRIDLVLGKDGERGPDGAYTSVQPADDAIRADLTADIAETLHIGRIGVLDSDYSPLVIDWRAPAAAPFYRSTPKDPGRVIRRRVIRSKGRKVLGVEDDLMRPEVTASLDGRELPAIGDGALMAALGRARTHTMRDIVSSIQAEQDLVIRAPAASVAEVAGGPGTGKTAVALHRAAYLLYHDRRRYSGGILIVSPTPLLVAYTEGVLPSLGEEGQVAIRALGSLVDGAEATTYDEPSVARIKGSSRMLKVLRKAVRGALELGEAPERLRVVAFGRRVELEAPELNRIRQNVLGGTAPVNLLRPRARKLLLDALYAKTGASGRHSDPELAAELRSAFDEDISTEDDFLGFLNAWWPELTPRRVLAAMADERWLGRWSRRDLNPRETRQLARSLRRVGADGSGPLSVHDVALLDELNQLLGAPARPKRKRELDPLDQLSGLEELMPTREETQWERAERIAAERTEYAHVIVDEAQDLTPMQWRMVGRRGRTGTWTVVGDPAQSSWTDPDEAAAARDEALGSRPRRRFTLTVNYRNPAEVAEVAARVLELAMPGMEPPTAVRSTGLEPRFTAAGEDLGAAVREETRRLLEQVDGTVGVVVAMDRRAEAAGWLADLGERAVALGSLEAKGLEYDATVVVSPAEIAAESPAGLRVLYVALTRATQQLTVVSAAGDKPGADGVPELLRP